A window of Aeromicrobium sp. Root236 contains these coding sequences:
- a CDS encoding ABC transporter ATP-binding protein translates to MAAIEMKNIVKKYGDGFPAVNDVSIDVADGEFMILVGPSGCGKSTLLRMIVGLEDITSGDMIIGGTRVNDLAPRERNLSMVFQNYALYPHLTVYENIAFPLRLQKMSNKEIDEKVRDASKTLDLDEHLQRKPGNLSGGQRQRVAMGRAIVREAKAFLFDEPLSNLDAKLRGQMRTEIARLQKRLGITTVYVTHDQTEAMTLGDRVAVMKRGILQQLATPRELYEQPVNLFVAGFIGSPPMNFLPATVEGDQVTLPFGTFSIPSAKAEKTAGKGLLMAGIRPEHFEDVSVIQSGSVDESRTFKAHIDVREWLGDQQYAYVPYEAEAEVQAQLKELAREADSDSLRTQLVVSLDSDSKVKEDDDATLFIDTDKMHLFDPSTGENLTVGL, encoded by the coding sequence ATGGCTGCCATCGAGATGAAAAACATCGTCAAGAAGTACGGCGACGGCTTCCCGGCCGTCAACGACGTCAGCATCGACGTCGCCGACGGCGAGTTCATGATCCTGGTCGGACCGTCCGGCTGCGGGAAGTCGACGCTGCTGCGGATGATCGTCGGCCTGGAGGACATCACCTCGGGCGACATGATCATCGGCGGCACCCGGGTCAACGACCTCGCCCCGCGCGAGCGCAACCTGTCGATGGTGTTCCAGAACTACGCGCTCTACCCCCACCTCACGGTCTACGAGAACATCGCGTTCCCGCTGCGACTCCAGAAGATGAGCAACAAGGAGATCGACGAGAAGGTCCGCGACGCCAGCAAGACGCTCGACCTCGACGAGCACCTGCAGCGCAAGCCCGGCAACCTGTCGGGCGGCCAGCGCCAGCGCGTCGCGATGGGCCGCGCGATCGTGCGCGAGGCCAAGGCGTTCCTGTTCGACGAGCCGCTGTCCAACCTCGACGCCAAGCTCCGCGGCCAGATGCGCACCGAGATCGCCCGCCTGCAGAAACGGCTCGGCATCACGACGGTCTACGTCACGCACGACCAGACCGAGGCCATGACGCTGGGCGACCGGGTCGCGGTCATGAAGCGCGGCATCCTGCAGCAGCTCGCCACCCCCCGCGAGCTCTACGAGCAGCCGGTCAACCTCTTCGTGGCCGGGTTCATCGGCTCGCCGCCGATGAACTTCCTGCCCGCGACCGTCGAGGGTGACCAGGTCACCCTGCCGTTCGGCACGTTCTCGATCCCCAGCGCCAAGGCCGAGAAGACCGCCGGCAAGGGCCTGCTGATGGCCGGCATCCGACCGGAGCACTTCGAGGACGTCTCGGTGATCCAGTCCGGCTCCGTCGACGAGTCGCGCACGTTCAAGGCTCACATCGACGTCCGTGAGTGGCTGGGTGACCAGCAGTACGCGTACGTGCCATACGAGGCCGAGGCGGAGGTCCAGGCACAGCTCAAGGAGCTCGCCCGCGAGGCCGACAGCGACTCGCTGCGCACGCAGCTCGTCGTCTCGCTGGACTCCGACAGCAAGGTCAAGGAAGACGACGACGCCACGCTGTTCATCGACACCGACAAGATGCACCTGTTCGACCCGTCGACCGGCGAGAACCTCACCG
- a CDS encoding carbohydrate ABC transporter permease, which translates to MKDLRGRILTAIGVVFILFWCLLPVAWIISLSFKSQEAVTNGSPGFFPSDGGGAGWKNYKDVLHDEQFRHAIFNSIGISLIATALSVILATLAAYAIARLEFKGKKFVLTTALVIAMFPVVSLVGPLFDMWRTFGIYDTWIGLIIPYMSFTLPLAIWTLSAFFREIPWEMEQAAQVDGATSWQAFRKVIVPLAAPGVFTAAILTFFFAWNDFVFGISLTSTEKARPIPAALSFFVGADPFNRPASLLAAGAVVATVPIVVLVLFFQRKIVAGLTAGAVKG; encoded by the coding sequence ATGAAGGACCTTCGCGGCCGCATCCTCACCGCAATCGGTGTCGTCTTCATCCTCTTCTGGTGCCTGTTGCCGGTGGCCTGGATCATCTCGCTGTCGTTCAAGTCCCAGGAGGCCGTCACCAACGGCAGCCCCGGCTTCTTCCCCTCTGACGGTGGCGGCGCCGGTTGGAAGAACTACAAGGACGTCCTCCACGACGAGCAGTTCCGGCACGCGATCTTCAACTCGATCGGCATCTCGCTGATCGCGACGGCACTCTCGGTGATCCTCGCGACCCTGGCGGCGTATGCCATCGCGCGGCTCGAGTTCAAGGGCAAGAAGTTCGTGCTGACGACGGCCCTGGTCATCGCGATGTTCCCGGTCGTCTCGCTCGTCGGGCCGCTGTTCGACATGTGGCGCACGTTCGGCATCTACGACACCTGGATCGGGCTCATCATCCCCTACATGTCGTTCACGTTGCCGCTGGCGATCTGGACCCTGTCGGCGTTCTTCCGCGAGATCCCGTGGGAGATGGAGCAGGCCGCCCAGGTCGACGGCGCCACGTCGTGGCAGGCGTTCCGCAAGGTCATCGTGCCGCTCGCGGCGCCCGGCGTGTTCACCGCGGCGATCCTCACGTTCTTCTTCGCGTGGAACGACTTCGTCTTCGGCATCTCGCTCACCTCGACCGAGAAGGCCCGCCCCATTCCCGCCGCCCTGTCGTTCTTCGTCGGGGCTGATCCGTTCAACCGGCCGGCGTCGCTGCTGGCCGCGGGTGCCGTCGTCGCCACGGTCCCCATCGTCGTCCTCGTCCTGTTCTTCCAGCGCAAGATCGTCGCCGGCCTGACCGCCGGCGCAGTGAAGGGTTGA